From Geomonas agri, one genomic window encodes:
- a CDS encoding HlyD family secretion protein, with protein MKGLGNRRILIAAVVVLLLLALILWQRFGGRNADEGIVSGNGRIEAVEIDVGPKSPGRVQEILVREGDYVRSGETVALMDTEVLKAQHREAQAQLFKAQNAVLTSKSEMTQRASERVATQAVVAQREAELALAGKRVTRSSTLAAEGATSQQEADDDLARLASARASTAAARAQEAAAEAAVATARQKVLGEVSNVAAVGATVQRIEADLKDAALKSPRDGRVQYRVAQPGEVVAAGGRVLSLVDLSDVYMTFFLPTAAAGRVALGTEVRLVLDAAPRYVIPARVSFISDVAQFTPKTVETASEREKLMFRVRAQLPVELLKKHIAQVKTGLPGMAYVRLDEKRPWPAHLQKVVR; from the coding sequence ATGAAAGGCCTTGGTAACAGGAGGATCCTCATCGCGGCAGTGGTGGTGCTGTTGCTGCTCGCCCTGATCCTGTGGCAGCGGTTCGGTGGTCGTAACGCCGACGAGGGGATCGTCAGCGGCAACGGGCGTATCGAAGCGGTAGAGATCGACGTCGGTCCCAAAAGCCCTGGGCGCGTGCAGGAGATCTTGGTCCGCGAAGGGGATTACGTCAGAAGCGGCGAGACCGTGGCGCTCATGGACACCGAGGTACTCAAGGCGCAGCACCGGGAGGCCCAGGCCCAGCTCTTCAAGGCACAGAACGCGGTGCTTACCTCGAAGAGCGAGATGACCCAGCGCGCCAGCGAGAGGGTTGCTACCCAAGCGGTCGTGGCGCAGCGGGAGGCGGAACTGGCGCTGGCCGGTAAGAGGGTGACTCGCTCCTCCACGCTTGCAGCCGAAGGGGCCACCTCTCAGCAGGAGGCCGATGACGATCTCGCACGCCTGGCGAGTGCCAGGGCGTCGACGGCAGCGGCGCGCGCCCAGGAGGCTGCCGCCGAGGCGGCCGTGGCAACTGCGCGACAGAAAGTGCTGGGTGAGGTCTCCAACGTGGCGGCGGTGGGCGCCACCGTGCAGCGCATTGAGGCCGATCTGAAAGATGCCGCGCTCAAGTCGCCGCGCGACGGTCGGGTGCAGTACCGCGTGGCCCAGCCCGGGGAGGTGGTGGCTGCGGGTGGGCGAGTGCTGAGCCTGGTGGATTTGAGCGACGTCTACATGACCTTCTTCCTGCCGACGGCTGCGGCGGGGAGGGTGGCTCTTGGCACCGAGGTCCGCCTCGTGCTCGACGCCGCGCCCCGGTACGTCATTCCTGCACGTGTCTCCTTCATCTCCGACGTGGCCCAGTTCACCCCCAAAACGGTGGAAACCGCGAGCGAGCGGGAGAAGCTCATGTTCAGGGTGAGGGCCCAGCTCCCGGTGGAGCTCCTTAAAAAACACATTGCCCAGGTGAAGACCGGCCTGCCCGGCATGGCTTACGTTCGGCTGGACGAGAAACGCCCCTGGCCGGCCCACCTGCAGAAGGTGGTCCGGTGA
- the rbbA gene encoding ribosome-associated ATPase/putative transporter RbbA, producing the protein MTPHAPGDGCGTSGCAAWLDRVTLRYGRTVALDDVSLALPAGGMVGAIGPDGVGKSTLFSLVAGSRRLQEGRVEVLGGSMSDPAHRRQVCPRIAYMPQGLGRNLYPTLSVFENVDFFARLFGHGRAERERRIAELLAATGLAPFAGRPAGKLSGGMKQKLGLCCALIHDPDLLILDEPTTGVDPLSRRQFWELIGRIRSRQSGMTVLVATAYMEEAARFDWLVALNAGKVLATGTPGQLLEQTFSRTLEEAFIALLPPAQRAGYRPVVIPEREGELAAETAIEASGLTMRFGDFTAVDRVSFRIGKGEIFGFLGSNGCGKTTTMKMLTGLLPASEGEASLFGRPVDPGDLDTRRRVGYMTQSFSLYTELTVCQNLVLHARLFRLPESAIAPRVAEMARRFGLEEVMDVLPDALPLGVRQRLSLAVAMIHGPELLILDEPTSGVDPVARDGFWQIMVDLARRDQVTIFISTHFMNEAERCDRISLMHAGRVLVSDAPARLVRERGAATLEEAFIGYLEDACAEPAAQEGAFAAEGPQETFAAGNCSDVGTAAERSFSLRRLFSYAHREALELARDPVRLCLALLGCVILMFVMGYGITMDVEDLTFAVLDRDQSVLSRDYTLNLAGSRYFKERPPLADYAELDRRMRANDISLAIEIPAGFGRDLEHGRPVSVGAWIDGAMPSRAETVRGYVQGMHAQWLTTLARQRMTAPPALAAASIQTRYRYNPDVKSLPAMVPAVIPLLLMMIPAIVTALSVVREKELGSIVNLYVTPVTRIEFLLGKQLPYLVLSMVSFLLLTLQAVFIFRVPLKGSLAALCLGGFLYVGAATGLGLVISTFMKSQIAALFGTALLTILPAVEFCGMLEPVRSLEGVGAIIGRIYPTTYFLLIARGTFGKWLGFEELKLFFLPLALAAPLLLLLGAAMLKKQES; encoded by the coding sequence GTGACCCCGCATGCTCCAGGAGATGGGTGCGGGACAAGCGGCTGCGCCGCTTGGTTGGACCGGGTAACGCTGCGCTACGGCAGGACTGTCGCCCTCGATGACGTCAGCCTTGCCCTGCCGGCAGGAGGTATGGTTGGGGCCATCGGTCCGGACGGGGTCGGCAAGTCCACCCTCTTTTCGCTGGTGGCCGGTTCGCGGCGGCTACAGGAAGGAAGGGTGGAGGTCCTCGGTGGCAGCATGTCCGACCCCGCCCATAGAAGACAGGTCTGCCCGCGTATCGCGTACATGCCCCAAGGGCTGGGGCGCAACCTCTACCCGACCCTGTCGGTCTTCGAGAACGTGGATTTCTTTGCCCGGCTCTTCGGCCACGGCCGCGCCGAGCGAGAACGCCGCATCGCTGAGCTGTTGGCCGCCACGGGCCTCGCCCCCTTTGCCGGCAGGCCTGCTGGCAAGCTCTCCGGGGGGATGAAGCAAAAGCTCGGGCTATGCTGCGCGCTGATTCACGACCCCGATCTGCTCATTCTGGATGAACCGACCACGGGCGTCGACCCTCTGTCGCGGCGCCAGTTTTGGGAACTGATCGGGCGCATCCGCAGCCGGCAAAGCGGCATGACGGTCCTGGTCGCCACCGCCTACATGGAGGAGGCTGCCCGGTTCGACTGGCTGGTGGCGCTGAACGCCGGGAAGGTGCTAGCGACCGGCACGCCCGGGCAGTTGCTGGAGCAGACCTTCAGCCGCACCCTGGAGGAGGCCTTCATCGCGCTCCTCCCTCCGGCGCAGCGCGCTGGGTACCGTCCGGTCGTCATTCCGGAAAGGGAAGGGGAACTCGCTGCCGAAACGGCCATAGAGGCGTCCGGCCTCACCATGCGCTTTGGGGATTTCACCGCGGTCGACCGGGTAAGCTTCCGAATCGGGAAGGGGGAGATCTTCGGATTCCTCGGCTCCAACGGCTGCGGCAAGACCACCACCATGAAGATGCTTACCGGGCTTCTGCCCGCCAGCGAAGGGGAGGCAAGCCTGTTCGGGCGCCCGGTCGACCCCGGCGACCTCGACACGCGGCGTCGGGTCGGCTACATGACCCAGTCCTTTTCCCTCTACACCGAACTTACCGTATGCCAGAACCTCGTGCTCCACGCACGCCTTTTCAGACTCCCTGAGTCGGCGATCGCTCCCCGCGTCGCCGAGATGGCGCGGCGTTTCGGGCTGGAGGAGGTAATGGATGTCCTGCCCGATGCGCTTCCGCTTGGCGTGCGCCAGCGGCTTTCCCTTGCCGTCGCCATGATCCACGGACCTGAACTGCTCATCCTCGACGAACCGACCTCCGGGGTGGACCCGGTGGCGCGGGACGGCTTTTGGCAGATCATGGTCGACCTGGCCCGCCGCGACCAAGTCACCATCTTCATTTCCACCCACTTCATGAACGAAGCGGAACGCTGCGACCGGATATCCCTCATGCACGCTGGTCGTGTGCTGGTGAGCGACGCCCCGGCACGGCTGGTACGGGAGAGAGGAGCCGCAACCCTGGAAGAGGCCTTCATCGGCTACTTGGAGGATGCCTGCGCGGAGCCCGCCGCGCAGGAGGGCGCCTTTGCCGCAGAAGGACCGCAAGAGACCTTTGCCGCGGGTAATTGCAGTGATGTCGGAACTGCGGCGGAGCGCAGCTTCAGCCTGCGCCGCCTTTTCAGTTATGCTCACCGCGAAGCGCTGGAACTTGCCCGCGACCCGGTCCGCCTCTGTCTTGCGCTGCTGGGCTGCGTCATCCTGATGTTCGTGATGGGTTACGGCATCACCATGGACGTCGAGGACCTGACCTTCGCCGTTTTGGATCGCGACCAGAGCGTCCTGAGCCGCGATTACACACTCAACCTGGCCGGCTCGCGCTATTTCAAGGAGCGTCCCCCGCTTGCCGACTATGCGGAGTTGGACCGCCGTATGCGCGCGAACGACATCTCTCTGGCCATCGAGATACCAGCCGGGTTCGGCCGCGATCTCGAGCACGGCAGGCCCGTCTCGGTCGGGGCCTGGATCGACGGCGCCATGCCCTCCCGCGCCGAGACCGTGCGCGGCTACGTCCAGGGGATGCACGCCCAGTGGCTCACCACCCTGGCACGGCAGCGCATGACTGCTCCGCCGGCGCTTGCAGCAGCCAGCATCCAGACCCGCTATCGCTACAATCCTGACGTAAAGAGCCTCCCCGCCATGGTCCCCGCCGTCATCCCGCTGCTACTCATGATGATCCCTGCCATCGTCACCGCCCTCTCTGTGGTGCGCGAGAAGGAACTCGGCTCTATCGTCAACCTCTACGTTACCCCAGTGACCAGGATCGAGTTTCTGCTTGGCAAGCAGCTCCCTTACCTGGTCCTCTCCATGGTGAGCTTTCTGCTTCTTACCCTCCAAGCGGTCTTCATCTTCCGGGTCCCCCTCAAGGGGAGCCTCGCCGCCCTCTGTCTTGGCGGCTTTCTGTACGTGGGTGCCGCTACCGGACTCGGCCTGGTCATCTCCACCTTCATGAAGAGCCAGATTGCCGCCCTTTTCGGCACGGCACTTTTGACCATCCTTCCCGCCGTCGAGTTTTGCGGCATGCTGGAGCCGGTCCGCTCGCTGGAAGGGGTAGGTGCCATAATCGGTCGAATCTATCCGACTACCTATTTTCTGCTGATCGCCCGGGGAACCTTCGGGAAGTGGCTCGGGTTCGAAGAACTGAAACTGTTCTTTCTTCCCCTTGCCCTGGCGGCCCCGCTGCTCCTTTTGCTGGGGGCGGCCATGCTTAAGAAGCAGGAATCCTGA
- a CDS encoding ABC transporter permease: MRAANIVHLGVKELFSLLRDPVMLILICYAFSLAIYAAATAMPETLHKAPIAIVDEDRSQLSTRIADAFYPPQFSPPSRITREEMDARMDAGLDTFALSIPPDFQRDLLAGRRAEIQLNIDATRMSQAFTGNGHIQTIVSNEIAGFLQRYRPDAGQQVDLALRARFNPELNKSWFGAVMKIIDNITLLSIILTGAALIREREHGTVEHLLVMPITPFEIMMAKVWAMALVVLCATTASLYLVVEGALRVPIEGSVPLFLAGTALHLFATTSLGIFLGTVARSMPQFGLLTMLVLLPLQILSGGTTPRESMPAPVRGVMLAAPNTHFVMLAQAILYRGAGFDVVWPQFAALFLIGSVLFAISLSRFRKTIATMT; the protein is encoded by the coding sequence ATGCGCGCCGCCAATATCGTCCACCTTGGTGTCAAGGAACTCTTCAGCCTGCTGCGGGACCCGGTCATGCTGATCCTGATCTGCTACGCCTTTTCGCTCGCCATTTATGCCGCTGCGACCGCCATGCCGGAGACGCTGCACAAGGCCCCCATCGCCATCGTGGACGAGGATCGCTCCCAGCTTTCCACCCGGATCGCCGATGCCTTCTATCCGCCTCAGTTCTCGCCGCCGTCGCGCATCACCCGTGAAGAGATGGACGCCAGGATGGATGCGGGGCTCGACACTTTTGCCCTTTCCATTCCCCCCGACTTCCAGCGTGACCTCTTGGCCGGACGCAGAGCCGAAATCCAGCTGAATATCGACGCCACCAGGATGAGCCAGGCCTTCACCGGCAACGGCCACATCCAGACCATCGTTTCCAACGAGATCGCCGGTTTCCTGCAGCGCTACCGCCCCGATGCGGGGCAGCAGGTCGATTTGGCCTTGAGGGCGCGCTTCAACCCGGAGTTGAACAAGTCCTGGTTCGGGGCCGTCATGAAGATCATCGACAACATCACCCTGCTTTCCATCATCCTGACCGGTGCGGCCCTCATCCGTGAACGGGAGCATGGCACAGTCGAGCATCTCCTGGTCATGCCCATCACCCCTTTTGAAATCATGATGGCCAAGGTCTGGGCCATGGCCCTGGTGGTGCTCTGCGCAACCACGGCCTCGCTCTACCTGGTGGTCGAGGGGGCGCTTCGGGTTCCGATCGAGGGCTCGGTGCCGCTGTTCCTCGCGGGGACCGCGCTGCACCTCTTCGCGACCACTTCCCTCGGTATCTTCCTTGGCACGGTGGCGCGCAGCATGCCCCAGTTCGGCCTTTTGACCATGCTGGTCCTGCTTCCCCTGCAAATTCTTTCCGGCGGCACCACGCCGCGCGAGAGCATGCCGGCGCCGGTGCGCGGCGTCATGCTCGCCGCCCCGAATACCCATTTCGTCATGCTCGCCCAAGCTATCTTGTACCGCGGCGCCGGGTTCGACGTGGTGTGGCCCCAGTTCGCAGCGCTCTTCCTGATAGGGAGCGTCCTCTTCGCCATCTCTCTTTCCCGCTTCCGCAAGACCATCGCGACCATGACCTGA
- a CDS encoding TAXI family TRAP transporter solute-binding subunit: protein MHFPRQVARLVVLTAALLFPSSHVLCATVVPLSISSGTTTSSYYAAASAVAKIFNKKSAVYGVRLATVASAGSVANIDAVAEGKAAFGIAETELLKRAMQGVRPWEGMARGGLRAVLGLYPATVTIVAAVDSGIKRVADLKGKRLNIGAPGSIDNTYASALLQMSGLNPGEVISSQHSTAIAPELLQKGDIDAYLCIVGHPNLTVLEASAGNRKVLLVPLDETLIKQVTANNPLLAPVVIPMRFYPNVQATGTVQSLGVRTVLFTSADQSDESVYNVVREILGNLDLFRRQHPILQDLTPEQAARVTVIPLHPGAARYFKESGLIP from the coding sequence ATGCACTTTCCCCGACAGGTCGCGCGCCTTGTCGTGCTGACCGCCGCCCTTCTGTTCCCGTCCTCTCACGTCCTTTGCGCCACAGTAGTACCCTTGTCCATCTCCTCCGGTACCACCACCAGCTCCTATTACGCCGCTGCCAGTGCCGTGGCCAAGATCTTCAACAAGAAGAGCGCGGTCTACGGGGTCAGGCTGGCAACTGTTGCCTCGGCCGGGTCGGTAGCCAACATCGACGCCGTCGCGGAGGGGAAGGCGGCCTTCGGCATCGCCGAGACGGAACTCTTAAAGAGGGCGATGCAGGGGGTACGTCCCTGGGAAGGTATGGCGAGGGGGGGGCTGCGGGCGGTGCTCGGGCTCTACCCGGCAACGGTCACCATCGTGGCGGCCGTGGACAGCGGCATCAAGCGCGTTGCTGACCTGAAGGGGAAAAGGCTCAATATCGGCGCTCCCGGCTCAATCGACAACACCTACGCCAGTGCGCTGCTGCAGATGTCGGGACTCAACCCCGGTGAAGTGATCAGCTCCCAGCACTCCACGGCGATCGCCCCGGAACTGCTGCAAAAAGGCGATATCGATGCCTACCTCTGCATTGTCGGCCATCCGAACCTGACGGTGCTGGAGGCAAGCGCCGGCAACCGCAAGGTACTCCTTGTCCCGCTGGACGAAACCCTGATCAAACAGGTGACCGCCAACAACCCGCTGCTCGCGCCGGTGGTCATCCCCATGCGCTTCTACCCCAACGTGCAGGCCACCGGCACCGTGCAGAGCCTGGGCGTCCGAACCGTCTTGTTCACCTCTGCCGACCAGTCCGACGAGTCGGTATATAACGTGGTGCGCGAGATCCTCGGCAACCTCGACCTGTTCCGGCGTCAGCACCCCATTCTCCAGGATCTGACCCCGGAGCAGGCAGCCCGGGTTACCGTCATCCCCCTGCACCCCGGGGCAGCACGTTATTTCAAAGAGTCCGGCCTGATTCCCTAG
- a CDS encoding alpha/beta hydrolase family protein — MKRLLALTLLIVSLIAARPATAAPPQSYFYPFVNPYEATVMELPKEFEVRLPDQVPVYEFVVRPFPNRDIPEVFWYEKGLACSLVYQERKAPLVFLIAGSGSRFDVPRMLKLQKVLYQTGFHVVSITSPTHMDFVVNAASGLPGIATDDAKDLYRVMDLAYQKVRDRIQVSQFLLAGYSLGGFNAAFVAKLDDKEHHFNFKRVLLVNPPVCLYDSVSALDRLLVQNVPGGMDNFDTWFRGVFSETMHLAESWGPGGLSGESMYRTYKRMQPSESNLAALIGLTARMNAADMIFTADVMNGGGYIVPKNVRLTSTTSLTRYATVAYKTSFVDYFDQWLFPHYQKTEPGLTREQLLRRETLRSLEGYLKGSGKFGLIHNEDDIILVSGDIEYLERVFGDRAWIFPSGGHMGNMFHPDVVSAITGFLKGKEE; from the coding sequence ATGAAACGTTTACTGGCATTGACCCTGCTGATTGTTTCCCTCATTGCCGCCCGGCCTGCCACCGCGGCGCCCCCGCAATCATATTTCTACCCGTTCGTGAACCCGTACGAGGCGACGGTGATGGAACTCCCTAAGGAGTTCGAGGTCCGGCTGCCGGACCAGGTCCCGGTGTACGAGTTCGTAGTCCGTCCCTTCCCGAATCGGGATATACCCGAAGTGTTCTGGTACGAGAAAGGGCTCGCCTGCTCGCTGGTGTACCAGGAGCGCAAGGCCCCGCTGGTCTTCCTGATCGCCGGTTCCGGCTCCCGATTTGACGTCCCCCGCATGCTCAAGCTGCAAAAGGTGCTGTACCAGACCGGTTTCCACGTTGTTTCCATCACCTCGCCCACCCACATGGACTTCGTGGTCAACGCGGCCAGCGGGCTTCCCGGCATTGCCACCGATGACGCCAAGGACCTGTACCGGGTGATGGACCTGGCCTACCAGAAGGTGCGCGATCGCATCCAGGTCTCCCAGTTCCTGCTTGCCGGCTACAGTCTTGGCGGCTTCAATGCCGCTTTCGTTGCCAAACTCGACGATAAGGAGCACCACTTCAACTTCAAACGCGTGCTCCTGGTCAACCCGCCGGTCTGCCTGTACGACTCGGTTTCGGCGCTGGACCGGCTGCTGGTACAAAACGTCCCGGGAGGGATGGACAACTTCGACACCTGGTTCCGCGGCGTCTTCAGCGAGACCATGCACTTGGCTGAATCGTGGGGGCCGGGCGGGTTGAGCGGCGAGTCGATGTACCGCACCTACAAACGGATGCAGCCCAGCGAAAGCAACCTGGCGGCCTTGATCGGCCTTACCGCGCGCATGAACGCGGCCGACATGATTTTCACTGCGGACGTAATGAACGGGGGCGGCTACATCGTGCCCAAAAACGTCCGTCTCACCTCGACCACCTCGCTTACCCGCTACGCAACTGTTGCCTACAAGACCAGCTTCGTGGATTATTTCGATCAGTGGCTGTTCCCGCATTACCAGAAGACGGAGCCTGGCCTGACCCGCGAGCAACTGCTGCGGCGGGAAACCCTGCGCTCGCTCGAGGGATACCTGAAAGGATCCGGCAAGTTCGGGCTCATCCACAACGAGGACGACATCATCCTGGTTTCCGGTGACATCGAGTACCTGGAACGTGTTTTCGGCGACCGGGCCTGGATCTTCCCCAGCGGCGGTCACATGGGCAACATGTTTCACCCCGACGTCGTCTCCGCCATCACCGGCTTTCTGAAAGGGAAGGAGGAGTGA
- a CDS encoding MlaA family lipoprotein: MKNYSYHKPCSMAHTTAKRTPGLLAKRSLLAPLLVVLLLSACSTAPIVTGPVEPPLRRYEDLVKPGQPNMLDVKDSVEGFNRGSYRFNYYFDEYFYRPIVRGYEFITPNYVEDRVSDAIDNLGEITNLTNNLMQFNLKAAGITVSRFVVNSTIGVGGLWDQAKKMGLKRQTEDFGLTLGHYGAGSGSYLMLPVMGASNVRDTTGLVADLATSNYLGPVAWINDSTFTYAYSGIYAVDRRHRTPFRYRQTGSPFEYELIRSLYTMKRDFDISQTNEKK; this comes from the coding sequence ATGAAAAACTACAGCTATCACAAGCCTTGCTCGATGGCTCATACAACAGCGAAGCGGACCCCCGGTTTACTCGCCAAGAGAAGCCTCCTGGCGCCGCTGCTGGTTGTGCTGCTGCTCTCCGCCTGCAGCACCGCGCCCATAGTGACCGGTCCGGTTGAGCCGCCGCTTCGGCGCTACGAGGACCTGGTGAAGCCCGGGCAGCCCAACATGCTGGACGTGAAGGATTCCGTGGAGGGGTTCAACCGCGGCAGCTACCGGTTCAACTATTACTTCGACGAGTACTTCTATCGCCCCATCGTGCGCGGCTACGAGTTCATCACGCCCAATTACGTTGAGGACCGCGTTTCCGACGCCATCGACAACCTGGGTGAAATTACGAACTTGACTAATAATCTCATGCAGTTCAACCTAAAGGCCGCCGGAATCACGGTGAGCCGCTTTGTGGTCAACTCGACCATCGGCGTGGGAGGTCTGTGGGACCAGGCCAAGAAGATGGGGCTCAAACGCCAGACCGAAGATTTCGGTCTCACTTTGGGACATTACGGAGCCGGCAGCGGCAGCTATCTGATGCTCCCCGTGATGGGGGCCTCCAACGTGCGGGACACGACCGGGCTAGTCGCCGATCTGGCCACCTCCAACTATCTGGGGCCGGTCGCCTGGATCAACGACAGCACCTTTACCTATGCCTATTCCGGCATCTATGCCGTGGACAGGAGGCATCGCACCCCCTTCAGGTACCGCCAGACCGGCTCGCCGTTCGAATACGAGCTGATTAGGAGTCTGTACACTATGAAGCGCGATTTCGATATCAGTCAGACCAACGAGAAGAAGTAA
- a CDS encoding rhodanese-like domain-containing protein, whose translation MCSTLSILSATALITTPGVFAADQATPAKVKVKEVKSCAVCHKPAPGQLRAFFDNVAMKSQTIQLKFDDGAEVVAFDKDTLSIVNPAVPGNLDKSLRAIKKGHEVRVAYVEGSNGIKKISEISIKPAMKVPVEKQLKVEQMEKLISGKEKYTLVDARPGPKFQEGTIPTAINIPYPAFQKNLDKLPKDKGELLVYFCAGVTUALSPSSAREAEKLGYTNVKIFHDGIPEWNNRNFTVLSAQSLKEGWLDKGLSLVLLDVRPESQTGQGFIPGATNVPERDLDQVLVNFPKREFKPPVVIYDASGDGAAERVAAKLIKAGYPGPRVLTGGYDAWKGAGYQAATGKPATQVVYVPKLKPGTIPVNEFQAFARSIPAGVQLLDVRGADEAAKTGMIKGAVNIPADEIADRLAEISRDKKVVLHCNTGTRAEMAYTILKEKGYQVQYLDATIAPNQDGGFTIK comes from the coding sequence ATGTGCAGTACTCTTTCCATCCTGTCAGCGACCGCTCTTATCACTACTCCAGGGGTCTTCGCAGCTGACCAGGCAACGCCGGCCAAGGTAAAAGTAAAGGAAGTGAAGTCCTGCGCGGTCTGCCACAAGCCTGCCCCAGGGCAACTCCGCGCCTTTTTTGACAACGTGGCCATGAAATCGCAGACCATCCAACTGAAGTTCGACGACGGCGCCGAGGTGGTGGCCTTCGACAAGGACACCCTTAGCATCGTGAACCCAGCCGTCCCCGGAAACCTGGACAAGTCGCTTCGGGCCATAAAGAAAGGACACGAGGTGCGCGTCGCCTACGTGGAGGGGAGTAACGGCATTAAGAAAATCAGCGAGATATCCATCAAGCCGGCCATGAAAGTGCCTGTTGAAAAACAGCTCAAGGTCGAGCAGATGGAAAAGCTGATCTCAGGGAAGGAGAAATACACCCTGGTGGACGCGCGGCCGGGGCCCAAGTTCCAGGAGGGAACAATCCCGACCGCCATCAATATCCCCTACCCCGCTTTCCAGAAGAACCTGGACAAGCTCCCCAAGGACAAGGGGGAACTGCTGGTCTACTTCTGTGCCGGCGTCACGTGAGCGCTCAGCCCCTCTTCCGCCCGTGAGGCGGAAAAACTCGGTTATACCAACGTAAAAATCTTCCACGACGGCATTCCCGAATGGAACAACCGCAACTTCACGGTGCTGAGCGCGCAGTCCCTCAAAGAGGGGTGGCTGGACAAAGGGCTCTCGCTCGTGCTCCTCGATGTGCGCCCGGAGTCACAAACCGGACAAGGTTTCATCCCGGGAGCCACCAATGTGCCGGAACGGGACCTGGACCAGGTCCTGGTCAACTTCCCTAAACGTGAGTTCAAGCCTCCGGTCGTGATTTACGATGCCTCAGGCGACGGCGCCGCCGAACGTGTCGCGGCCAAGTTGATCAAGGCCGGCTACCCAGGGCCACGCGTCCTCACGGGCGGGTACGACGCCTGGAAAGGTGCGGGTTATCAGGCCGCCACCGGGAAACCGGCCACCCAGGTCGTCTACGTTCCCAAACTTAAGCCGGGCACCATACCGGTCAATGAGTTCCAGGCCTTCGCCCGCAGCATTCCGGCCGGGGTGCAACTGCTGGACGTGCGCGGCGCCGACGAAGCTGCCAAAACGGGGATGATAAAGGGTGCAGTCAACATCCCGGCCGACGAGATCGCCGACCGCCTGGCAGAAATATCGAGGGACAAGAAGGTCGTGCTGCACTGCAACACCGGCACCCGAGCCGAAATGGCCTACACCATCCTCAAGGAGAAGGGGTACCAGGTCCAGTACCTGGACGCCACCATCGCTCCCAACCAGGACGGCGGTTTCACCATCAAGTGA
- a CDS encoding MATE family efflux transporter — MSATNHVPRLLKLAGPMILSTSAITLMQIVDAIVLSRHSSAAVAAIGPAGLAVILFQGFLFGTAGYAGTFVAHNHGRGDIAGVRKSAWLGIHTALASGVLALAVAWPIGQLFRLAGHTPDVAGDEISYFTICMAGSLFPVLGSALAGWLSGIGRPAIVTAVTFCSFVINALLAWGLVLGEWGMPRLGITGAALATVSAQAVAALLYAAIFVVGHGCSARNARRPDRVELFRFLKLAMPMGLRISGELLAWTLFLVVLGRLGTAELAASSIAFRINGMAFFPALGLGQAAGILVGHARGAGEDDEVPAIASQSLLVCEVWMLVMAVLFATCSAPLISVFAGHGRESVQIIETGSVIMKFVAFYCLFDAANVMTGCVLSSAGDTNWVARTFVYSSAGFLLCLWLIDSFMPSLIAEWTLGTCFVLFTAVVWSLRFHSGAWRTIRVLHDSH; from the coding sequence TTGTCCGCAACGAACCACGTTCCGCGCCTGCTGAAACTGGCAGGCCCCATGATACTTTCCACCTCCGCCATCACCCTGATGCAGATCGTGGACGCCATCGTCCTTTCCCGGCATTCGAGCGCCGCGGTGGCGGCCATCGGACCGGCCGGCCTGGCGGTAATCCTGTTCCAGGGCTTTCTCTTCGGCACCGCCGGCTACGCAGGGACCTTTGTGGCCCACAACCATGGGCGCGGCGACATCGCCGGAGTGCGCAAATCGGCCTGGCTCGGCATCCACACTGCGCTCGCCTCCGGCGTCCTGGCGCTGGCCGTTGCCTGGCCGATCGGCCAACTCTTTCGTTTGGCGGGGCATACTCCTGACGTCGCGGGCGACGAGATCAGCTACTTCACCATCTGCATGGCGGGTTCGTTGTTTCCCGTGCTCGGGTCCGCTCTGGCGGGCTGGCTTTCCGGCATCGGGCGCCCTGCCATCGTCACCGCGGTGACCTTCTGTTCCTTCGTCATCAACGCACTACTCGCCTGGGGGCTGGTGCTGGGGGAGTGGGGCATGCCGCGACTCGGGATAACCGGTGCCGCGCTGGCCACCGTCTCGGCCCAGGCCGTGGCCGCGTTACTCTACGCTGCCATCTTCGTCGTCGGCCATGGCTGCTCCGCCCGTAATGCCCGCCGCCCAGACCGCGTCGAACTCTTCCGTTTCCTGAAACTCGCCATGCCCATGGGACTGCGCATCAGCGGCGAGCTCCTGGCCTGGACCCTGTTCCTGGTTGTGCTCGGCCGGCTGGGAACCGCCGAACTGGCGGCCTCCAGCATCGCGTTCCGGATCAACGGTATGGCCTTCTTCCCCGCGCTCGGCCTCGGGCAGGCGGCGGGCATCCTTGTGGGACACGCTCGCGGGGCAGGGGAGGACGACGAGGTCCCGGCCATCGCCTCCCAGTCGCTGCTGGTGTGCGAAGTCTGGATGCTGGTGATGGCGGTTCTCTTCGCCACGTGCTCCGCTCCACTCATCTCCGTCTTCGCCGGTCATGGCCGGGAGTCTGTCCAGATCATCGAAACCGGTTCCGTCATCATGAAGTTCGTGGCCTTTTACTGCCTCTTCGATGCCGCCAACGTCATGACCGGCTGCGTGCTCTCCTCCGCCGGCGATACCAATTGGGTCGCCCGTACCTTCGTCTATTCCTCCGCTGGCTTCCTGCTTTGCCTGTGGCTGATTGACAGCTTCATGCCCAGCCTTATCGCCGAGTGGACCCTCGGCACTTGTTTCGTCCTGTTCACCGCCGTTGTCTGGTCGCTGCGCTTTCATTCTGGCGCCTGGAGAACGATCCGGGTGTTGCACGACTCACACTAA